The nucleotide window aaacgaaataagtcagaatAATCTCTTGTTAATTAATGCTCCCAGGAAGTAGGGAAGTATATGTTCAACTTCCAatgaatttatcaaaatttaagcTATGGTTGATTAAGCCATGGAAATATTTAGAGTTAGACCAACCAAACTAGCATCTAGTAAAGCTATTTCTGTTATGAACAAAAAGTACAAGACTCTACAGTAGTCATGAAATATTATAAATGCAGAGCTGTTTATAACTAGGAAAAAGAATGTGACTACTTACATACATACGGTGGCATATTACTGAGTTAAGTGATATGACAAATCTTGCCTAACCCAATGTCttcaaacttaaattttttaaagccatatttTATAGTCATTAAGTTTTCCATTTGTCCACTTGGATGTGAAAGATGCAATTTAAAACCAAACAGCAACTGTACATGGCTGGCTGAACATTTataattcaacaattatataaCCTCCAAAATACAGCAGAATATGAACCACATAATTAAAGTGTCAGCTAAACAAGACAAGGCAATTCAGAAAGATGTCATTTTGTGGCATGTACTCAGCTGAGCTTTAAGTAAGAGGACGGTTGGGTGGTACTTACTCTTTCCACCTCTGCTTAAAGCACTAATACCAACTACTGTCAGGACAATTCATCTTGTGGTCAGCacagctgacttttaaaaaagaagaaagttccaCATTGTATAAACTCATTTCATaagtaaaaactgtttttaaataacaatatgaATATCTGTCCGCAAGTTTTCAGGCTTGGTCTGCTCCATGTGTGTACATCCTCAAAAATCACCAAAATAGCAGCAACAGATGATGATGTCATAAGGAAAAAACTCACTGCCACAGGAAACTAAGTATTATTGAGTCAAGATCTTTCTTCTTGGTcacttgttttataattattaggTACACCAAAAGAACTGTTCATTATACAAATACGGGTATGTGCATATATGACTGAAACTAACATCTAACAATAGAAAATGTCTATGCTTCCATTCCATCAATGCTTTAGGATTCTGTGCTATTTTCTGGTATGGAAAACAGACTTAGCATCTCCATCTCCAATGGATGCATGTTGTCTCCTGTGATAATTAAAGAGTGTAACGGTCCTCCCAAGTCCACAGTACACATTTGCTGCAAAGTGCCTGCTGCAATTTTCTGGTCCTCAGCTCCAACCCTGGCTAAGCCAACACAGAGTGTCTTCTCGGTGACTGctattaagaagaagaagaaaaagatactgCCATTCAAATCAGCAATTGCATTATCCTGTCCAACATTAAAATGAACATTAGTACCAAAAGTACACTTAAAGAAGCCCTGAATATCTTAAATCTCCTTAGTCACATATTACACACCAATTATCTATTGATTTACCTAAGGCTTTTCTAAATTATATGCACTACCTGACATATAAAGCGGTTCTTCCTAACTTTACCCTTTTGGAATTCCAAAGGCTTGCCCTAGTTTAAGTTTTCAGGATTTGATAAACAATTGCCTATATCCATACTCTTTACAACTGATTagcatttgtctttattttgtttttaatgtttatttattttgagaggagagaaagaacatgtgcacatgagcaggggagggacagagacagagcgagacaagAATCTctggcaggctctgctctgtcagcgcagagcctgatgcagggctcgaactcatgaaccgtgagatcacgacctgagctgaagtcagacgtttaacaaactaagcacccaggtgccccagcatttgtCTTTATATAGCTTCTGAGTGAACAATGTTTATTATctgcccaaatatatatatatatatttttttttaaggcacttatgaatatttaaagtttatttattttgagagagagagtgagattgggggaggggcagagagagagagagagagagagagagaaaatcccaagcaggctctatgcttaatgtggagcctgacatggcttgatctcaagaaacatgagatcatgacctgagctgaaatcaagagtcagacacttaaccgactgagtcacccaggtgctccaaacctgcctatatttttaataaattgcttGATATATGTTCCCAGTGACCAAGGTATACTAGAAAAACAAGAGGAGTATGagataaatacacatatttgaaTTTTTGCTTGGCCACATAATCACCTATGtcaaacttcagttttcttttcatttttcaaaacataatacTATCTTTCTTAAATGGCAGTTGTAAGGGTTGAGATAACAGACatgaaagtatttaataaattacagAGCCCTTAACAAATAATGGGCATAATGACATTACTTATGTTTTTAAGTGCTGAccttttcatgattttatttagttgGGAAAGCTGTCTTGATTGAACAATGATCAAAATGGggcaaatgaggggcacctgggtggctcaggtggttaagcgtctgactctggatttcggttcAGGGCATgttctcatgatttgtgagttcaagccccaaggtgggctccaagctggcagtgcaaagcttgcttgggattctctgtctcgttctctctctgcccctcccctgctcactcactctctcttaaaataaagaaatacatgtttaaaaaatgggACAATGATATCTACAAGGACAAGCAGGCATGCAAGTTTAGGCTTAAGTGTACAAAATTATGGATATGGAATACCCTTGCAAATTATTTGTTTCATAACTTTAATGAGACCtactaatgaggaaaaaaataagcaacagtcattcaagaatctcttatgtattttttctatcaAGAGATTGGTGCTCAAAGGCAGTCAGCAACTTACAACAGAATATAATGACAAGTTCTTTTAAAAACCTGTCAAtaaatggagcacctgggtggctcagtctgtgaagggtctgactttggctcaggtcgtgatcttgcggtctgttgagttcgagcccctcatcgggctctgtgctgacagctcagagcctggagcctgattcagattctgtgtctctccttctctctgtccctccccagttctcactctgtctctctctgtctctctctctctctctctctctctctctctctctctctcacacacacacacacacacacacacacacaaagtaaaaataaacattaaaaaaaaaagaatctctcaaTAAAGATTTACTGATgacaaacattttattatataccaCGTACTGTGTCTAGATATTATGAATATAAGGATAAATTCTCTTGTTTTTATCCTGAGGAAAACTACCCCCAGTCTCagtgagaacaaagagaaaaagcagaataaGTATATTTTTGCAGGATAGATCTTACCATAAATTTAGGCTAAAAAGGAAGTTCTGCATTTCACCTATGTATTTATTAACATGTTTACATTAAACCTGATTTACTGTTAATCTGTGAAAAATCCTCACTTTCTTGAATGGTATTAATGTTCCTAGGAAGAActccattatttttccttcagtacTACTTTTAGCCTATGAAATTtaagtgaaaactgaaaaaaaaaaaaaaaaaaaaagacaagaaaaagtacTGTGCAAGCACACTGAACCTCACTTCAGAAGTGGGAGGTGTGTGAAGTTATACCATGTGCACATCTCAGTACAGCAGTGGGGAAACATGAGAACCCTTTTAGGGCCTTGAGTACCTGGCTCTTCTCCTCGTATTCGTTGATTCTGAACAATCTCCAGAAGCTGCCGGGCTGCTTGGTTTACACTCATATACCGAGGAGGTTCATAGATCTTCCTTCCCCTGTAAATATAAAACTAGATGCTACTGTCCTCAGCCATGAAATTACATAACACATTTTTAATGCAGTTATTCCCCCAGGAATACTCAGGTACCACAGTCTAATTATATGGTCTAATTATATGGTTTGAAGCATTCACACATTACCCATTTAAGTATACACTAAAACATGAATACCATAATTGTTTAAGTTTAAGCTTTTTTCATTGTTCTACTTCAAGTGTCCTCTGATCTCACCGAAATGCTGGCAGAAATAAAAGTCCAACAACTTAATGATAAATGTCTAAATCAAAGTCACTTTTATTTAAAGTGATAACCCAGGCAAAAACAGTTCAAATTAAGCAGCAATTTGTTCTAGATCCTGGCTTAACCAGGTTCTATCGTGTCCATTTTTATTACCATGTTTAAACCACATATTCCTCTTTTCACTTCTTCCTCTAAGAAAAGTAAACTAAAGTGGTAAATATCTAAAAATCTTGGAGGGTTAGATATGTTTACTTCTGATACCTCAAAGCCTACCACATCTGCCCATgatcataataaaaatactgttttcatagCTTACAAAACAGTTCATACAGATTATCTTACTGACTCCCAAAAAAATTCTCAAAGTCAGCACTGTCCAAGAGAAATATGATGCAAACcacagagttttaaattttctagtagtcacattaacaaaagtaaaaaaaaaaaaaaggcaaaattaattttaacaatactatTTTACCCACTATATCCACAATGTTGTATTTCAACATTTACtcctataaaaattattaaagagattatttttgtaCTAAGTTTTTGACATCTGTTATTTCATACTTATAGCATTAATTCAAGTGTtaaattttcattggaaatacttaatctttatttaaatttcataaaattcatgGTTGCAAAAGATTTACCCAGTGAAGTTACtccaaatatacttttttaataactaagttgagtatttttattaattaaaattaaattataaaggcAGTTTTCTCAATTACATTAGCCATTTTTCAAGTGCTCATTAATTATATGTGGGTAGTAGCTACTGTACTGCACATTGCCTCAATAAGCAAAAAAAGGATTTTAGCACTCATCACACATAGGAGGAAAAGAAGACTCAGAAACCAAAGTAGCTTGCCTAAGAGCACATAACCAGAGGCAGACTCAGGACTCAAATGCACGTCTTCTTCTGACCACCAATTCATTAATTCACaccacaaatatttacagagtgcCTATTAGGTGTCAACCACTGTCACGGTCCTGAATCCATGAGATCTATTGCTATTTCCACTCTATCACACTGCTTTTCACGTCATAAGATGAGGTGATTAATTTTTACCAGTTAAGGAAAGCTAATTTTCAACAATCTTTAGAACCCATGTCCTTTACGTAGAATTTATTGTATAAGGAATTAGAAACAGACATAAGCATTCTCAGAATAAGAACTTACTTGATTAGATTTTCCAAAGACTGCTCCTTTACTTTGATGTCTGTAGGAAGTGAAAAATAGTTCTCTTTTAATTAACTACTTTATCCAAAACCCTGTGTGTCAACTTCGGTAGAGCCATTTAAATTTAGGGGAAGCGTTTTTGTCAAGTCTCCGAAATATTAATTTCAGAGCTCATGTCATTCTTCCGTCACACTTGTATCCATCtacttttttatagaaatatacagAAGAATGGAAGCTTGTGGTGTGTAAAGGTCATTAGTTAGAAAACAAACATGAGGTTGGCCCTAAGACCATCCTGAAAGCATCTAATTTCCTCTTGGAAAAGAAGACACAGGAAAGAGTCAGATAAATATTGGCATATATACTACCAAACAGCTAATCCAAATCTTTGTGTTCATTTCTACTAGCTGGTAAGTGCATAGACCCAACTGAGAAGTCTTCTTATGTTCCTATTCTTAACCTATTTTTCGGACACTAGAACGTAAGCTCTAATGCATGTAATGTAACAGAAGAAAACTTTcaccacattttgaaaagaaacctTTGCTCTCTTGTGAATGGTTAAGACATGTCTAATAACTTATAAATAAACCCTTTAATACCCAATATTCATAAACAGCGCTTTCCCAAGCACTGACTGCCAGGTATGGGGCTACCACAGAGGCCAGAACACACATAATCTCTGCTCTCATGAAGCTTGAAATGCAAGTGTCACAAATCCTTGATTCCTTTTACTTCTTAATCACTGATGCTCAGCCAAACAGTTTGGTAAAAGGTAAAAAAGCACAATCACTCCACATCCTCACAGGAACTCAGTATACAACAGCAAGAGCAACAGCTGCTTCCTGTTCTACATGCTAAAAACAAATGGTTCAGCCAAAGTCtgcttttgcaaaaataaatacactgcaaCTGAAGGGTCTTTTTGTTGGATTTCTACAGCTTTCCTAAGTGATTATCAAAGTTTTTCTTATGAAGGAGACTAAAGAGTTTCCTAGGAAAATACAGCAGAGGTTAAGCCCTTGTAAGTATTTGTAAATGTTCTTGGAACCGGTGGTGAATGTACCTTTCAGGTTCGAAAtaccattatttaatttttccatttgtctaGCACATATAAGAAAAAATGCAATATCAGTTATTGAAAATGGCCTGCAATACAATTAACAGACGTAGACTTCCTTTATATGGTACctgcaagatttttaaaaattcaacacattCATTTAGTTCATTCACCTTGAGGTTCTGAAATGTTGTGagtttttagtattttaactttttaaatgatctgCTCTATAGAACCTGGTTTTAAGTATGAAGAGGGCTGGGGAGAATTTTTACAGGCAAATGCTTTTTGATCGAACATAAGActacattatgaaatatttaatatcaagCCAGACCAGTCTTACTACTTCTCCCTTGCCTTCACACAGGCCAGAATTATTCCTTTCTACTTCTACTTGCTAAAGGTAAGCATCTCCTTTTCACCTTAGTGCCAGCACCCTGCATAATGCAAAGTACCCAATAGATATTCCATAAAAGTCTACTGAATCAATTTATTCATGTGGCTCTACTATTACCCACACACCAGCCTATCTTAAACTACCCCTGAAGTAACATAAGTCCCAACTCCTTCATAAAGCCTATGTTAACTTCCCCTCAAAAGCTCTTTGTTCTTTGAAATATCTATATAgttattactatattttgttaATCTTTAATTACATCATATACATCTGGTcttttcaagtaaattttaaattctctgtagTATCCTAACATGGTATATTCTCACTAATCCCTACAGGGTCTGGACCAcagcaggcattcaataaatatatactaatttAAATGATGAGCATTCCAGATGATTAAATGATGAGACGTACGGTTTGAGGATTTGAAATCATATCTTATACTTCACACCTTGTTCCTGTTTTTGTTAACGAAGCAAGGAAGATATATTGTTTAGCCTTGTTTGTCTTTTCCCAGGAAAGCCAAGAAAAGGGGGAAGCTCTTAGAAAGAGAAATCGAGAGCCAAAGTTCTGGtttgtccttcctgcctcttcatACAACAGAACTTAATTGTTCTTTAAACTTTTGTGTACATAGCAACTAAATTTCAAAACCCTGAGGGCAGGACGCATGTCTAATACTTCCTTAGTATTCCAAAAAACCCTAACTCTACAATGGGCGTAAAGTGCAGCATGATATAGTAAAAAGCTGTGAATGACAGGTTATCTGGATTCTACCAATTCCACCACTGATAAACTGGGTGACACAGTGGGAAAATGATTAAATATCTCTGGGCCTcaacttcatctgtaaaatgggcttcaATAACATGATCTTCAGAGTCTCTCTCAGATCTGTAATTCTGTGATTCTGATATCAATACTGTGGTATTCAAAAAACATCTCTAGGAAGACAAAGGATGGCACTTGGTAAGAATAAATGCTTAATACAGGTCTGCTGAATTGCAGTAAACTGACAAGAACAGGGTTTTGATGGATAAACGGGTAAGATAATAGAATGCTGGAGTGGATTCATGAGGGCATAAGAAGGGAGTAGCATGAATTATGGTATACACAAGGGAATAGCCAGGTGGTATTTGGAGCAGAAAATGCGTTATCTCCCTGAGAGTAAGAGAAGTATGTGGCACACAGAGCAGCTAGACCAGGTCGTTCCTTAACCTCTAGCTAGTTATGCACAGAACAGCTTTACCTGAacacaaaatcaaaatgagaataatacgACGACTCCATATTGTGACTTTAAGGAAACTCCAAAGCCCTCACCTAGTAAGCATAACGTGTGCATGCCGTTTTGTCTGTTCTTCTTTACTTTGTCAAAGAAGCTTTCTGGTCTCCAAGTGTCTGtccaaaaaacaatagaaaccGTCTCTCCAAACTTATACaactagaaaaagtaaa belongs to Panthera tigris isolate Pti1 chromosome C1, P.tigris_Pti1_mat1.1, whole genome shotgun sequence and includes:
- the DPH5 gene encoding diphthine methyl ester synthase isoform X1, whose amino-acid sequence is MLYLIGLGLGDAKDITVKGLEVVRRCSRVYLEAYTSILTVGKEVLEEFYGRKLILADREEVEQEADNILKDADICDIAFLVVGDPFGATTHSDLILRATKLGISYRVIHNASIMNAVGCCGLQLYKFGETVSIVFWTDTWRPESFFDKVKKNRQNGMHTLCLLDIKVKEQSLENLIKGRKIYEPPRYMSVNQAARQLLEIVQNQRIRGEEPAVTEKTLCVGLARVGAEDQKIAAGTLQQMCTVDLGGPLHSLIITGDNMHPLEMEMLSLFSIPENSTES